One genomic segment of Actinopolymorpha sp. NPDC004070 includes these proteins:
- a CDS encoding 2-oxoacid:acceptor oxidoreductase subunit alpha — protein sequence MTKQVLQVDRVIIRFAGDSGDGMQLAGDRFTQETASFGNDLSTLPNFPAEIRAPAGTLPGVSSFQIHFADHDILTPGDAPDVLVAMNPAALKANLPELPRGATLIVDSDEFTKRNLARVGYDANPLEDGSLDAYQTHSFPLTSATAEAVKEFGLTRKDASRSKNMYALGLVSWLYNRPTESTLSFLHAKFARNPAVRDANVAAFRAGWNFGETAEAFAVSYQVKPAEMKSGQYRNISGNLALAYGLIAGARRADLPMFLGSYPITPASDVLHELSKHKRFGVTTFQAEDEIAGVTAALGAAFGGSLGVTTTSGPGMALKAETIGLAVALELPLVVCDIQRAGPSTGMPTKTEQADLLQSMYGRNGEAPLPIVAPQSPADCFDAAIEAVRIAVTYRTPVILLSDGYLANGSEPWRIPKTAELPEIRVDFATEPNHQTENGDSTFWPYKRDPETLARPWAVPGTPGLEHRVGGLEKADGHGNISYDAANHELMVRTRQAKVDAVARSIAPLEVDDPTSDARILVLGWGSTYGPIGAACRAVREHGIPVAQAHLRHLNPFPPDLGEVLRSYDRVLVPEMNLGQLSMLLRARYLVDVVSYNRVRGLPFSASELTGAITELAGSLDLEHTEESPR from the coding sequence GTGACCAAACAGGTCCTGCAGGTCGACCGTGTCATCATCCGATTTGCCGGTGACTCCGGAGATGGGATGCAGCTGGCCGGTGACCGGTTCACCCAGGAAACCGCGTCGTTCGGAAACGATCTTTCGACGCTCCCCAACTTCCCGGCCGAAATCCGGGCACCTGCCGGCACCCTGCCGGGAGTCTCGTCCTTCCAGATCCACTTCGCCGACCACGACATCCTGACCCCGGGCGACGCCCCGGACGTCCTGGTGGCGATGAACCCCGCGGCCCTCAAGGCAAACTTGCCGGAGCTGCCGCGCGGGGCCACGCTGATCGTCGACTCCGACGAGTTCACCAAGCGCAACCTCGCCCGGGTGGGCTACGACGCCAACCCGCTCGAGGACGGCTCACTGGACGCGTACCAAACGCACTCCTTCCCGCTGACCAGCGCGACCGCCGAGGCGGTCAAGGAGTTCGGGCTGACCCGCAAGGACGCGTCGCGGTCGAAGAACATGTACGCCCTGGGCCTGGTGTCCTGGCTCTACAACCGCCCGACCGAGTCGACCCTGTCGTTCCTGCATGCGAAGTTCGCCCGCAATCCCGCTGTCCGGGACGCGAACGTCGCGGCGTTCCGCGCGGGGTGGAACTTCGGCGAGACCGCGGAGGCGTTCGCCGTCTCCTACCAGGTCAAGCCGGCGGAGATGAAGTCCGGCCAGTACCGCAACATCTCCGGCAACCTCGCCCTGGCGTACGGCCTGATCGCCGGCGCCCGGCGGGCCGACCTGCCGATGTTCCTCGGCTCCTACCCGATCACCCCGGCCAGCGACGTCCTGCACGAGCTGAGCAAGCACAAGCGGTTCGGCGTCACGACGTTCCAGGCCGAGGACGAGATCGCCGGGGTGACCGCGGCCCTCGGTGCGGCGTTCGGCGGCTCCCTCGGCGTCACCACGACGTCCGGGCCGGGCATGGCGCTGAAGGCGGAGACCATCGGCCTCGCGGTGGCGCTGGAGCTGCCGCTGGTCGTGTGCGACATCCAGCGCGCCGGCCCGTCCACCGGCATGCCCACCAAGACCGAGCAGGCCGACCTGCTGCAGTCGATGTACGGCCGCAACGGCGAGGCGCCGCTGCCGATCGTGGCACCTCAGTCGCCGGCGGACTGCTTCGACGCCGCGATCGAGGCCGTCCGGATCGCGGTCACCTACCGCACGCCGGTGATCCTGCTGTCCGACGGCTACCTCGCCAACGGCTCCGAGCCGTGGCGGATCCCGAAGACCGCGGAGCTGCCGGAGATCCGGGTCGACTTCGCCACCGAGCCCAATCACCAGACCGAGAACGGCGACAGCACGTTCTGGCCGTACAAGCGTGATCCGGAGACCCTCGCCCGTCCCTGGGCGGTGCCCGGCACGCCCGGCCTCGAACACCGCGTCGGCGGACTGGAGAAGGCCGACGGCCACGGCAACATCTCCTACGACGCGGCCAACCACGAGCTGATGGTGCGCACCAGGCAGGCCAAGGTGGACGCCGTGGCCCGCTCGATCGCGCCGCTGGAGGTGGACGACCCCACCTCCGACGCGCGGATCCTGGTGCTCGGCTGGGGTTCGACGTACGGCCCGATCGGTGCCGCCTGCCGGGCGGTGCGCGAGCACGGCATCCCGGTCGCCCAGGCGCACCTGCGCCACCTGAACCCCTTCCCGCCCGACCTCGGTGAGGTCCTGCGCAGCTACGACCGCGTGCTGGTCCCGGAGATGAACCTCGGCCAGCTGTCCATGCTGCTGCGCGCCCGCTACCTCGTCGACGTCGTGAGCTACAACCGCGTGCGCGGCCTGCCGTTCAGCGCGAGCGAGCTCACCGGCGCCATCACCGAACTCGCGGGATCGCTCGACCTCGAGCACACGGAGGAGTCCCCCCGATGA
- a CDS encoding ABC transporter substrate-binding protein, translated as MAMTSAMTACSLLPGGSSDEESSKPRRVSTYDEAQDEKAKAPAPAVPDARSGGTLHVLSSATPHTFDPTRVYHLDTLAIMRMVTRGLTQTRYVKGKPVLVPDLATDLGRPNADFTRWEFTLRDGVKYEDGSPVKAADVAYAIKRQLAQDELSGGPTYGLDYYLGGDSYKGPYKSGDDFEGVDTPDEKTVVVKMRKPFPSMRYYTSLPTFAPIPASKDTRDAYGNHPLATGPYKFGSYDPGKKLVLVKNPEWDPKTDPNRHQYVDQMVFEFGLDTNEVQRRVIADKGEDQTALTYADILASNYDEIRGTGARKRLVTGPSPCSNYMWMDTRKIPLEVRRAVAKAWPLAGENRAGGEIPGLTWRPATTIMPSATPGWQDYDVIGNKGEGNGDPAAAKKMLTDAGQLGFELSFYYSSDDELESRIAAVRKKALTGAGFTVKAMPAPSSLSRDLSDDSIRPANLRQGSWCMDWASGDSVLPAILDGKKADLPGAPVPSFLNVSAVNDEIDRISDLPAQKALNEWGRLDKTIMEKYLPAVPLGEGGTTVLHGSRVGNVIIDSVGGMPDFSQIYVR; from the coding sequence ATGGCGATGACGTCGGCGATGACCGCGTGCAGCCTGCTGCCCGGCGGATCCTCCGACGAGGAGTCCTCGAAACCCCGGCGCGTGTCGACCTACGACGAGGCGCAGGACGAGAAGGCGAAGGCGCCCGCACCGGCGGTGCCGGACGCGCGCAGCGGCGGGACGCTGCACGTGCTGTCCTCCGCGACGCCGCACACGTTCGACCCGACCCGGGTCTATCACCTGGACACGCTCGCCATCATGCGGATGGTCACCCGTGGCCTCACCCAGACGCGGTACGTCAAGGGCAAGCCGGTGCTGGTGCCCGACCTCGCCACCGACCTCGGCCGGCCGAACGCCGACTTCACCCGGTGGGAGTTCACCCTGCGGGACGGGGTGAAGTACGAGGACGGCTCGCCGGTGAAGGCGGCCGACGTGGCGTACGCGATCAAACGCCAGCTCGCGCAGGACGAGCTGTCCGGCGGTCCGACGTACGGCCTGGACTACTACCTCGGCGGCGACTCCTACAAGGGCCCGTACAAGAGCGGTGACGACTTCGAAGGGGTGGACACCCCCGACGAGAAGACCGTCGTCGTGAAGATGCGAAAGCCCTTTCCGTCGATGCGCTACTACACCTCGCTGCCGACGTTCGCGCCGATCCCTGCGTCCAAGGACACCCGCGACGCCTACGGCAACCACCCGCTGGCCACCGGGCCCTACAAGTTCGGCAGCTACGACCCGGGCAAGAAGCTCGTGCTGGTGAAGAATCCCGAATGGGACCCGAAGACCGACCCGAACCGCCACCAGTACGTCGACCAGATGGTGTTCGAGTTCGGACTGGACACCAACGAGGTGCAGCGGCGGGTCATCGCCGACAAGGGCGAGGACCAGACCGCGCTGACGTATGCCGACATCCTGGCGTCCAACTACGACGAGATCCGCGGCACGGGCGCCCGCAAGCGACTGGTGACCGGGCCCAGCCCGTGCAGCAACTACATGTGGATGGACACCCGGAAGATCCCGCTGGAGGTACGCCGGGCGGTGGCCAAGGCGTGGCCGCTGGCCGGGGAGAACCGCGCCGGCGGCGAGATTCCCGGGCTGACCTGGCGGCCCGCCACGACGATCATGCCGTCGGCCACCCCGGGCTGGCAGGACTACGACGTGATCGGCAACAAGGGCGAGGGCAACGGCGACCCCGCGGCCGCGAAGAAGATGCTCACCGACGCGGGCCAGCTCGGCTTCGAGCTGTCGTTCTACTACTCCTCCGACGACGAGCTGGAGTCCAGGATCGCCGCCGTACGGAAGAAGGCGCTTACCGGGGCGGGCTTCACCGTCAAGGCGATGCCGGCGCCGTCGTCTCTGTCGCGCGACCTGTCCGACGACTCGATCCGTCCGGCCAACCTGCGCCAGGGCAGCTGGTGCATGGACTGGGCCAGCGGAGACTCGGTGCTTCCGGCGATCCTGGACGGCAAGAAGGCCGACCTGCCGGGTGCGCCGGTTCCGTCGTTCCTCAACGTGAGCGCGGTCAACGACGAGATCGACCGGATCAGCGACCTGCCGGCGCAGAAGGCGCTGAACGAGTGGGGCCGGCTGGACAAGACGATCATGGAGAAGTACCTCCCGGCGGTTCCGCTCGGCGAGGGCGGTACGACGGTGCTGCACGGCTCCCGGGTGGGCAACGTCATCATCGACTCGGTGGGCGGCATGCCGGACTTCAGCCAGATCTACGTGAGATAG
- a CDS encoding DUF1203 domain-containing protein: protein MSTFEIVPIDPERLGAMRGKGEDEFGNDWKAFPAEGWEPLRCCLRKSEPGEAIALICYTPWTEPSPWMEAGPVFVHAERCAGYLTPDRYPENMARGKCMFNTFDSAGNRAYDHITFVSPGDSYEETLAELLGRPEVALVHVRSVAAGCLAFEARPAR, encoded by the coding sequence ATGAGCACATTCGAGATCGTTCCGATCGACCCCGAGCGGCTGGGCGCGATGCGCGGGAAGGGCGAGGACGAGTTCGGCAACGACTGGAAGGCATTTCCCGCGGAGGGCTGGGAGCCGCTGCGGTGCTGCCTGCGCAAGTCCGAGCCGGGTGAGGCGATCGCCCTGATCTGCTACACGCCGTGGACCGAGCCGAGCCCGTGGATGGAGGCCGGTCCGGTGTTCGTGCACGCCGAGCGGTGCGCGGGCTACCTGACGCCGGATCGCTATCCGGAGAACATGGCGCGCGGCAAGTGCATGTTCAACACCTTCGATTCAGCAGGTAACCGGGCCTACGACCACATCACGTTCGTCTCGCCCGGTGACTCCTACGAGGAGACGCTGGCCGAACTGCTGGGCCGGCCCGAGGTGGCGCTCGTGCACGTGCGCAGCGTCGCCGCGGGGTGCCTCGCCTTCGAGGCGCGCCCAGCCCGATAA
- a CDS encoding histidine phosphatase family protein, which produces MVPTLDGFMLELVPHCSSVRRQGWTAEHRVRPLNEEGHAQAGALVKALGTRVDAVYSSPALRCRQTVQPLADAAGLAVTELSELDEAAGFGEPSGWTEGIYTPVGMAIGGAWSAGRVVRALALMARDHPGGRVVASSHGDVIPAFLSFVAGMYDRPLPEVVGRGGWYQLEFATGTVTMLGHHSAATSAG; this is translated from the coding sequence ATGGTTCCCACGCTCGACGGTTTCATGCTGGAGCTCGTGCCGCACTGTTCGTCGGTGCGCCGGCAGGGCTGGACCGCTGAGCATCGGGTCCGTCCGCTCAACGAGGAAGGCCATGCGCAGGCCGGTGCCCTGGTCAAAGCCCTCGGTACACGCGTCGACGCGGTTTACAGCAGCCCGGCGCTGAGGTGCCGGCAGACGGTGCAGCCGTTGGCCGACGCGGCCGGGCTGGCGGTCACCGAACTGTCCGAACTCGACGAGGCGGCGGGGTTCGGGGAACCGAGCGGGTGGACCGAGGGGATCTACACGCCGGTCGGAATGGCGATCGGTGGTGCGTGGTCGGCCGGACGGGTCGTACGGGCCCTTGCTCTGATGGCCCGCGACCATCCTGGCGGGAGAGTGGTCGCGAGTTCCCACGGAGACGTCATCCCGGCTTTCCTGTCCTTTGTCGCCGGGATGTACGACAGACCGTTGCCCGAAGTCGTCGGCCGCGGTGGGTGGTACCAGCTGGAGTTCGCGACCGGCACCGTGACGATGCTCGGTCACCACAGCGCAGCGACATCGGCCGGCTGA
- a CDS encoding PLP-dependent aminotransferase family protein translates to MAERTISFARGAPSADILPHEGVREAATRALESDWENALSYGTGRGHPGLCEWIAERHGVQPEQVMITNGSMEGAALLFRHLVSAGDRVVVEQPTYDRTLLLLQQAGAELVGAPLESDGIDPATIEAACAEGGVRLAHVIPNFHNPAGCTLSAEKRSRLVKLAADNGFILFEDDPYRLISFDDAQAPTMLDLDGADRVIHASSFSKSISPGVRVGYLVGPADQIATFAKRANEQYISPNMLAESIVFEFCRSGGLDENLKVVNAALRERRDALVEALHKYIPEAEFVVPAGGYFLWLDLNGEGKVDSKALLAQARMLGVTFVAGPDFMLEGGSSSLRLSFAPVPASDVAEGVARLAQALDQVREGVPAR, encoded by the coding sequence ATGGCCGAACGGACGATCAGCTTTGCTCGCGGCGCGCCGAGCGCCGACATCCTCCCGCACGAGGGCGTACGCGAGGCGGCCACGCGGGCCCTGGAGTCGGACTGGGAGAACGCGCTCAGCTACGGAACAGGCCGGGGGCACCCAGGACTGTGCGAGTGGATCGCCGAGCGACACGGCGTCCAGCCCGAGCAGGTGATGATCACCAACGGCTCGATGGAAGGGGCGGCGCTCCTCTTCCGCCATCTCGTCTCCGCCGGCGATCGCGTCGTGGTCGAGCAGCCCACCTACGACCGCACGCTGCTCCTGCTCCAGCAGGCCGGCGCCGAACTCGTGGGCGCGCCGCTGGAGTCCGACGGCATCGACCCGGCCACGATCGAGGCCGCCTGCGCCGAGGGCGGGGTCCGGCTGGCCCACGTGATCCCGAACTTCCACAACCCCGCCGGCTGCACGCTCTCGGCGGAGAAGCGCTCCAGGCTGGTGAAGCTCGCGGCCGACAACGGCTTCATACTCTTCGAGGACGACCCGTACCGGCTGATCTCCTTCGACGACGCGCAGGCGCCGACGATGCTCGACCTGGACGGCGCGGACCGGGTGATCCACGCCTCCTCGTTCTCGAAGTCGATCAGCCCGGGCGTGCGGGTCGGCTACCTCGTCGGTCCGGCCGACCAGATCGCGACGTTCGCGAAGAGGGCGAACGAGCAGTACATCTCGCCGAACATGCTGGCGGAGTCGATCGTCTTCGAGTTCTGCCGGTCGGGTGGCCTCGACGAGAACCTCAAGGTGGTGAACGCCGCGCTTCGCGAGCGCAGGGACGCGCTGGTGGAGGCTCTGCACAAGTACATCCCCGAGGCGGAGTTCGTCGTCCCGGCAGGTGGCTACTTCCTCTGGCTCGACCTCAACGGCGAAGGCAAGGTCGACTCCAAGGCGTTGCTCGCCCAGGCCCGGATGCTGGGCGTCACGTTCGTGGCGGGTCCCGACTTCATGCTCGAGGGCGGATCCTCGAGCCTGCGCCTGTCGTTCGCGCCGGTGCCGGCGAGCGACGTCGCGGAGGGGGTGGCCCGGCTCGCCCAGGCGCTGGACCAGGTGAGAGAGGGTGTGCCCGCACGCTGA
- a CDS encoding amino acid ABC transporter ATP-binding protein — protein MSAVLECRDVWKVFGRRSATVEVLRGIDLTVAEHEVVVLIGASGSGKSTLLRCVNLLERVSDGTIHLDGTDITDPRVDADAYRQQIGMVFQSYNLFPHLTVLDNVTLAPRRVHRRSKEDAEQAALDLLARVGLADKAREYPDRLSGGQQQRAAIVRALVNSPRLMLFDEVTSALDPELVGEVLALVADLCRDGMTMVIATHEMGFARRVADRVCFLDRGVIAEQGPPEQVLDDPVEPRTRQFLHRLVDADQT, from the coding sequence ATGAGCGCTGTGCTGGAGTGCCGCGACGTGTGGAAGGTGTTCGGCCGCCGGTCGGCCACCGTGGAGGTGCTGCGCGGCATCGACCTCACCGTCGCCGAGCACGAGGTCGTCGTCCTCATCGGCGCGTCCGGCTCGGGCAAGTCGACCCTGCTGCGCTGCGTCAACCTGCTCGAACGCGTCAGCGACGGGACGATCCACCTCGACGGCACCGACATCACCGACCCGCGCGTGGACGCCGACGCCTACCGGCAGCAGATCGGGATGGTGTTCCAGTCGTACAACCTGTTCCCGCATCTGACCGTGCTGGACAACGTGACCCTGGCGCCCCGCCGGGTGCACCGACGGTCGAAGGAGGACGCCGAGCAGGCTGCACTCGACCTCCTCGCCCGGGTGGGGCTGGCCGACAAGGCCCGCGAGTACCCCGACCGGCTGTCCGGCGGGCAACAGCAGCGTGCCGCGATCGTGCGCGCCCTGGTCAACTCGCCGCGGCTGATGCTGTTCGACGAGGTGACGTCCGCCCTCGACCCCGAACTCGTCGGCGAGGTGCTCGCACTGGTCGCCGACCTGTGCCGGGACGGGATGACGATGGTGATCGCCACCCACGAGATGGGCTTCGCCCGCCGGGTCGCGGACCGGGTGTGCTTCCTCGACCGCGGCGTCATCGCCGAGCAGGGACCGCCCGAGCAGGTGCTCGACGACCCGGTGGAGCCGCGCACCCGGCAGTTCCTGCACCGCCTGGTCGACGCCGACCAGACCTGA
- a CDS encoding amino acid ABC transporter permease, producing MSSATSSGRVPGTGPDPRRDAGHTGHVQSPLQVQRDRYRSRQTVRSVLVAAVSTAVLGVVLYVALTGAPGWERVRESFLDPQVARQALPHILSGLWLNLRLLLACAACSLLLGLLIAFLRTLRGPVAFPIRALSTGYTYAFRGVPLIIVIYVMALGVPGLRLHGTPGVIVLGAAAIILTYSAYLAEVFRAGIESVHPSQRAAARSLGLSYRQTMRYVVLPQAVRRVSPPLLNDLVAMQKDVGLISLAGPIDAVRAAEISVGTTYNFTPYVVAGALFVALAIPLVAVTDAVTVRAARRQSAEGSA from the coding sequence ATGTCCTCCGCCACCTCCTCCGGCCGCGTGCCTGGCACCGGCCCGGATCCCCGCCGCGACGCCGGCCACACCGGCCACGTCCAGAGCCCTTTGCAGGTCCAGCGCGACCGCTACCGCTCCCGGCAGACCGTCCGGTCGGTACTGGTCGCCGCCGTCTCCACCGCGGTGCTCGGCGTGGTCCTCTACGTCGCCCTCACCGGCGCACCCGGCTGGGAGCGGGTCCGGGAGTCGTTCCTCGACCCGCAGGTGGCCCGGCAGGCGCTGCCGCACATCCTGTCCGGGCTGTGGCTCAACCTCCGGCTCCTGCTGGCCTGCGCGGCGTGCTCGCTGCTGCTGGGGTTGCTGATCGCGTTCCTGCGCACACTCCGCGGCCCGGTGGCCTTCCCGATCCGGGCACTGTCGACGGGCTACACCTACGCCTTCCGCGGCGTACCCCTCATCATCGTCATCTACGTCATGGCGCTCGGCGTCCCCGGCCTGCGACTGCACGGCACGCCCGGCGTCATCGTGCTCGGTGCGGCCGCCATCATCCTCACCTACAGCGCCTACCTCGCCGAGGTGTTCCGCGCGGGCATCGAGTCGGTGCACCCGAGCCAGCGGGCGGCCGCGCGTTCGCTCGGGCTGAGCTACCGGCAGACGATGCGGTACGTCGTACTCCCGCAGGCCGTGCGCCGGGTCAGCCCGCCCCTGCTGAACGACCTGGTGGCGATGCAGAAGGACGTCGGCCTGATCTCGCTGGCCGGGCCGATCGACGCGGTGCGCGCGGCGGAGATCTCCGTGGGCACGACGTACAACTTCACGCCGTATGTCGTGGCCGGTGCGTTGTTCGTCGCGCTGGCCATCCCGCTGGTCGCCGTCACCGACGCGGTGACCGTACGCGCCGCCCGACGGCAGTCCGCGGAGGGATCGGCATGA
- a CDS encoding ABC transporter substrate-binding protein, with the protein MPSAHWSHRHPARRRPSRRLAVLLPALACAVLATFTACAPEDGATGGQDGATSTKQPKASGTASPTAGGCAKGDLDLHTPGTLTVATDQPAYEPWFADDDPTSGKGFESAVAYAVARQLGFAASEVTWTRVRFNNAIQPGPKDFDFDINEFTITDQRKKAVDFSSSYYDATQAVVALKSSPIANAKSVAGLKSAKLGAQVNTTSYEVINAVVQPSKQAQVFRSNDDARQALSNGSIDGLVVDLPTAFYMTAAQLKGATIVGQLEQKSGTPEQFGLVLDKGSPLTACVTRAVDALRADGTLDDLAKTWLADVAGAPVLN; encoded by the coding sequence ATGCCCTCTGCCCACTGGTCCCACCGTCACCCTGCCCGACGCCGCCCGTCCCGCCGGCTCGCCGTGCTGCTTCCCGCGCTCGCCTGCGCGGTGCTCGCCACCTTCACCGCCTGCGCGCCCGAGGACGGCGCCACCGGCGGCCAGGACGGCGCCACGTCCACGAAGCAGCCGAAGGCCTCCGGGACCGCCTCGCCCACCGCCGGGGGATGCGCGAAGGGCGACCTCGACCTGCACACGCCCGGCACCCTGACCGTGGCCACCGACCAGCCGGCGTACGAGCCGTGGTTCGCCGACGACGATCCCACCAGCGGCAAGGGGTTCGAGTCGGCGGTCGCCTACGCGGTGGCCAGGCAGCTCGGGTTCGCCGCGTCGGAGGTGACCTGGACCCGGGTGCGGTTCAACAACGCCATCCAGCCCGGGCCGAAGGACTTCGACTTCGACATCAACGAGTTCACCATCACCGACCAGCGGAAGAAGGCCGTCGACTTCAGTTCCTCCTACTACGACGCCACCCAGGCCGTGGTGGCGCTGAAGTCGTCCCCGATCGCGAACGCGAAGTCGGTCGCCGGGCTGAAGAGCGCCAAGCTCGGCGCCCAGGTCAACACCACCAGCTACGAGGTGATCAACGCCGTCGTGCAGCCCAGCAAGCAGGCCCAGGTGTTCCGCAGCAACGACGACGCCCGCCAGGCGCTGTCCAACGGCTCCATCGACGGGCTGGTCGTCGACCTGCCCACCGCGTTCTACATGACCGCCGCCCAGCTCAAGGGCGCCACGATCGTGGGCCAACTGGAGCAGAAGTCCGGTACGCCGGAGCAGTTCGGCCTGGTCCTGGACAAGGGCTCGCCGCTGACCGCCTGCGTCACCCGCGCCGTGGACGCACTGCGGGCCGACGGCACGCTGGACGACCTGGCGAAGACCTGGCTGGCCGACGTCGCCGGCGCACCGGTCCTGAACTGA
- a CDS encoding DinB family protein has protein sequence MGWFDVPLDDERTQLDAAVEGCRGAIEATLDSLTEEQARRRLVSSATTLLGLLKHVTWMQRVWFEECVGGTPRSELGLVPGPDESFRLAEEDTIASARAKVADLPLDAVVTGHRTGPRTLRWVYLQVLRELAQHCGHANILREQILAE, from the coding sequence ATGGGCTGGTTCGATGTGCCGCTGGACGACGAACGCACCCAGCTGGACGCAGCCGTCGAGGGCTGTCGCGGTGCGATCGAGGCGACACTTGACTCCCTCACCGAGGAACAGGCCCGCCGCCGCCTCGTCTCGTCGGCGACCACGTTGCTCGGCCTGCTCAAGCACGTAACCTGGATGCAGCGGGTGTGGTTCGAGGAGTGCGTCGGGGGTACGCCACGGTCGGAGCTCGGCCTGGTGCCGGGCCCGGACGAGTCGTTCCGGCTCGCCGAGGAGGACACCATCGCCTCGGCCCGGGCCAAGGTCGCGGACCTGCCGTTGGACGCCGTCGTGACCGGTCACCGGACCGGACCGCGCACACTTCGCTGGGTCTACCTGCAGGTCCTGCGGGAGCTGGCCCAGCACTGCGGACACGCCAACATCCTGCGCGAGCAGATCCTCGCCGAGTGA
- a CDS encoding NADH-quinone oxidoreductase subunit A produces the protein MSALAMAGNASYYATYTTVLLVVLAGVAFAAVAFGANRLLRPHRPTREKLLTYESGVDPVGEGWAQTHVRYYVYAYLYVVFAVDAIFLFPWATVFAAPGFGWATLVEMFVFIGFIAVGLLYAWRKGVLTWT, from the coding sequence GTGAGCGCCCTGGCGATGGCCGGTAACGCGAGTTACTACGCGACCTACACGACGGTTCTGCTGGTCGTGCTGGCCGGAGTGGCGTTCGCCGCGGTCGCGTTCGGTGCCAACCGGCTGCTGCGGCCGCACCGCCCGACGCGGGAGAAGCTCCTCACCTACGAGTCCGGGGTCGACCCGGTGGGGGAGGGCTGGGCCCAGACCCACGTCCGCTACTACGTCTACGCCTACCTCTACGTCGTCTTCGCCGTGGACGCGATCTTCCTGTTTCCCTGGGCCACGGTGTTCGCCGCGCCCGGGTTCGGCTGGGCGACGCTGGTGGAGATGTTCGTTTTCATCGGGTTCATCGCGGTCGGGCTGCTGTACGCCTGGCGCAAGGGGGTGTTGACGTGGACGTGA
- a CDS encoding NADH-quinone oxidoreductase subunit B family protein: MSRLAPEPLKFVLNWGRRYSLWVFNFGLACCAIEFIASSMSRHDFIRLGVIPFAPGPRQADLMVVSGTVTDKMAPAIKRLYEQMPEPKYVISFGSCSNSGGPYWDSYCVTKGVDQIVPVDVYVPGCPPRPEALLQGILRLQDKIAAESMPERYAGAAESGEPGQPEVESGRPRRRWRSAASLLRRPLRPGDRE; this comes from the coding sequence CTGTCCCGGCTGGCGCCGGAGCCGCTGAAGTTCGTCCTCAACTGGGGCCGGCGGTATTCGCTGTGGGTGTTCAACTTCGGCCTGGCCTGCTGCGCGATCGAGTTCATCGCCTCGTCGATGTCCCGGCACGACTTCATCCGGCTGGGCGTCATCCCGTTCGCCCCCGGGCCGCGCCAGGCCGACCTGATGGTCGTCTCCGGCACAGTCACCGACAAGATGGCGCCGGCGATCAAACGTCTGTACGAACAGATGCCGGAGCCGAAGTACGTCATCTCGTTCGGGTCCTGCTCCAACTCCGGCGGCCCGTACTGGGACTCCTACTGCGTCACCAAGGGCGTCGACCAGATCGTCCCGGTCGACGTCTACGTGCCCGGCTGCCCGCCGCGCCCGGAGGCGCTGCTGCAGGGGATCCTCCGGCTGCAGGACAAGATCGCGGCGGAGTCGATGCCGGAGCGGTACGCCGGGGCCGCGGAGTCCGGCGAGCCCGGGCAACCTGAGGTGGAATCCGGCCGGCCCAGAAGGCGGTGGCGTTCGGCCGCCTCACTGCTGCGCCGCCCGCTGCGACCGGGTGACCGCGAATGA